From the genome of Flammeovirga agarivorans, one region includes:
- a CDS encoding InlB B-repeat-containing protein: RVSTDEDDAEEAEDGSIDLSSSDLELVYDPHEDAGNQIVGIRFQALDIPKGAIIKEAYIQFTADEDKNDEGSMNIYAQYDNSPVAFTTTINDISSRPKTTASVVWTPVDWDVVGDAGDAQKTPDLSTLVQEVIDRDGWTSGNNMAFIIEGTGRRVAESYKGSSTEAPQLIIEFKNTYTLSFEATNGTVTSSAPDQELFEEGQEVTLTANPTSGYEFNGWSGDITSDENPVTVLMDQNKNITANFVVEGTRNDNEEEGNDDEDTGNETEEEDPSDNDDEDDTSNPVLGVDFEKTNPFKVYPNPITDIVNLEFNASSTQQISITFYDISGKIVLTKNVRANSGSNKIEIKTSTLLPGKYAVRIMGENLYKTVNLLK, from the coding sequence CGCGTAAGTACTGATGAAGATGATGCGGAAGAAGCCGAGGACGGGTCTATAGATCTTAGTAGTTCTGATTTGGAATTAGTTTACGATCCTCATGAAGATGCAGGGAATCAAATCGTAGGTATACGTTTCCAAGCATTGGATATTCCTAAGGGTGCAATAATTAAAGAAGCCTATATACAATTTACGGCAGATGAAGATAAAAATGATGAAGGTTCGATGAATATCTACGCTCAATACGATAATTCTCCAGTAGCCTTTACTACAACTATCAATGATATATCATCAAGACCTAAAACCACTGCATCTGTAGTATGGACGCCTGTAGATTGGGATGTTGTTGGGGATGCAGGTGATGCTCAGAAAACGCCGGATTTAAGTACACTTGTTCAAGAAGTAATCGATAGAGATGGATGGACTTCAGGAAATAATATGGCATTTATCATCGAAGGTACTGGCCGTAGAGTTGCAGAGTCTTACAAAGGTTCAAGTACAGAAGCACCACAACTTATCATTGAGTTTAAAAACACTTATACTTTATCATTTGAGGCGACCAACGGTACTGTTACCTCTTCTGCTCCTGATCAGGAATTATTTGAGGAAGGTCAAGAAGTAACATTAACAGCCAACCCTACTTCTGGCTATGAATTTAACGGATGGTCTGGCGACATCACAAGCGATGAAAACCCTGTGACAGTACTTATGGATCAGAACAAAAACATTACTGCCAATTTCGTTGTGGAAGGTACAAGAAATGACAATGAAGAGGAAGGTAATGACGATGAAGATACCGGAAATGAAACAGAGGAAGAAGATCCATCTGATAATGATGATGAAGATGATACTTCAAATCCAGTATTAGGAGTTGACTTTGAAAAAACCAATCCATTTAAAGTGTACCCCAACCCTATTACAGATATTGTAAATCTAGAATTTAACGCAAGTTCAACTCAACAAATTAGTATCACTTTCTATGATATTTCAGGAAAGATAGTGTTAACTAAAAATGTTCGAGCAAACAGCGGAAGCAATAAAATTGAAATAAAAACATCAACATTACTTCCAGGTAAATATGCTGTTAGAATTATGGGAGAAAACCTATATAAAACAGTAAACCTTCTGAAGTAA